Below is a genomic region from Paraburkholderia sp. BL23I1N1.
TCACGGTCGAACTGGCAATCAGCCCCGCCGGCAGGTTGTTCATCAGATTGCTGCCGATCGCGATAGCGCTGCCTGCCCAGCCGGCCGTCGCGAGTTCACTGTGTTGCGTCGCGTCTTGCCGCAGTTTGACGAATGTCCCGATGACGCCGGTGTGATCGAGCATTTCGACCAGCACGAACAAGGCGGCGACCAGCGGCAGCACGCTCCACGATATCTCCTGGATCATCGGCAGCGGCGATTTGCGCTCCTGGATCAGCACGACCACGGCGGTCAGCGCGCCGAGTATCGCGGTGGGCAGGCCGAGCGGGACATCGAAGGCGGAAACCGTCAGCAGCACAGCGGCGGTCACCGCAATACCCACCAGCGCAACACGCCCGCTCGACGACAACTCGAGCGGCTCGAGATTGGCCTCGCAGGTGCCGGCGAGCGCTTCGCGCTGGGTCCAGCGCAACAGCACGTAGGTCGCAACGATCGACAGCAGCGAAGGCAGCGTGAAGCGCATCAGCCAGGCGCCAAGCGCGGGCGTGTGATTGCCGTACAACACGATGTTGGCCGGGTTTGAAATCGGCAGCACGAAGCTCGCGGCATTCGCGATGAACGCGCAGACAAAGAGGAAAGGCAACGGATGCGTCTTCGCTTTTTTGGCGGCGGCGAATACCGCCGGCGTGAGGACGACCGCGGTGGCGTCGTTGGACAGGAAGGCAGTGATCACCACGCCGACCAGATAGACGAGCAGAAAGAGCCTTCTCGGCGAGCCCTTGGCGTGGTTGACCGCGAAGACGGCGACCCAGTCGAACAGGCCTTCGCGCCGCCCGACTTCCGATAACAGCATCATGCCGAACAGGAAGAGGTAAACGTCCATGCCTTTGCCGGCTGCCTCGATGGCCAGATCGACGGGAAGCAGGTCCAGCGACACGAGTAATAACGCGCCGGCGACGGCCCACACGGCCTCGGGCCATTTGAACGGACGGGTGATAACGCCGGCCGTGGCGGCGATGGCGATACCCCAGGATAAAAAAAATGGAATGCACGAAGTGGGTCCTAAATTCTGATTGTGCGCGAGCGCGGTCGTGGAGCGCAGCATAACCCATGACCGGAATGCAGCCGGAAATGGGTCGCAAACTGCGTGCCACGCAACATTCACGCCGCCGCACGCGCTCATTTCATCCCCATTAGCGTCATGGCTAGAACAATCTGTTCTCTTCTCCGCGTCTAGTCAGTCTTCATTGACATCCCTACCATCCGCTTTCACACGTGACATACCGTACGCGGCAGGCACCACGAATAGCGAGCATGAATCGATGAAACCCCGTCCCACAGATGTCGAGCATTACAGCGGCCCTGCCGTCGCCCTGCATTGGCTCATCGCATTGCTGATCATTTGCGGGTTCTATATCGGCTGGATCATGACCGATATTCCCGGCTTCACGCCCACCAAGCTGAAGTACTTTTCGTGGCACAAATGGATCGGCGTCACCGTCTTCATGCTGGCCGTGGCCCGCGTGCTGTGGCGCGCCACGCACCGCGCACCGGCGCTCGATAGCGCTACGCCCACGTGGCAGAAGGCTGCCGCCCATCTCGTGCATGGCGTGCTCTACCTTCTGATGCTGGCGATTCCGCTGTCCGGCTACTTCTATAGCTCGGCCGCGGGCATTCAGGTGGTGTACCTCGGCATTGTGCCGCTGCCCACCTTCATCGGCCCGGACCAGGCGCTCAAGGCGAGCCTGCGCACGGTCCACATACTGCTCAATTACACGCTGCTGGTACTCGTTGCGATGCATGTCCTCGCGGCGCTCAAGCATCAATTTGTCGACCGCGACGGATTACTCGCGCGGATGATTCCGTTCCTCAGATAGCACACGAATAACACACGAGTAATAGGCGCGTAGCAGGCGAATCGCAGGTCATTGGCTACAGCCTGTTGGCAATTTAATTCCCAGCGGTGTGCAATTCGCGCGCGCGGGTTCGATAGGATGCGTACCACTATGAAATCAAACTTTTATCACGCCACGCTGGCCGGCATCGCCGCCCTCTCATTCTTCGGTGCAGGCCTTGCGCACGCCGATTTCGACACGAGCAAAAGTAGCGTTGTCGCTACAACGAAACAGATGAACGTGCCGGTGGACGGCAAGTTCAAAAAGTTCTCGGCGCAACTGAATTTCGATCCGGCCAAGCCGACCGCCGGCAGCGCCAACGTGTCGATCGACACCGGCAGCTACGACCTCGGCGCGGACGACTACAACAAGCAGGCTCAAGGCAAGGAATGGTTCGACAGCGCGACCTATCCGGCCGCCACGTTCGTCTCGAGCGCGATCGCGCCGGCCGGCGGCAATCAGTACAAGATCACCGGCAAGCTCACCATCAAGGGCAAATCGCAGACCGTGGTGGTGCCGGTCACCATCGCCAGCCAGGGCAGCACACAAACCTTCGACGGCACCTTGCCGATCAAACGCTCGCAGTTCGATGTCGGCACGGGCGAATGGAAAGACACGTCGGTTGTTGCCGACGAAGTCGTCATCAAATTTCATATCGTCGCTTCGAAGAAGTGACGAGACACACTAAAGCGGCGCAGCACTTTTCGAAGCGTCGCCGCACTTTCTGAAACCTGGAGAATCACTTGAAGAAACAACTTTTGCTCGCCGCAGGCGCACTGACCGCCGCCATGTCGTTCAACGCAATGGCCGCCGTGACGTATCAACTCGACCCGATGCACACCTACCCGAGCTTCGAGACCGACCACTTCGGTGGCCTGTCGACCTGGCGCGGCAAGTTCACGAAGAGCAGCGGCACCGTGGTGCTGGATCGCGCGGCGAAGACCGGCACGGTCGACGTGACGATCGACATGAGCTCGGTGGATATCGGCAACAACAAGCTCGACGCGGAACTGGTCACGGACAAGTTCTTCGATGCCACCAAATACCCGAGCGCGACCTACAAGGGTACGCAGATCCGCTTCGACGGCGACAAGCCGGTGGAAGTGATCGGCACGCTGACCCTGCATGGCGTGACGAAGCCGGTCAACCTGAAGATCGAATCGTTCAACTGCGTGATGAACCCGATGATCAAGCGCGAAGTGTGCGGCACGGAATCGACCGCAACGTTCAATCGCGATGACTTCGGCGTCGACTTCGGCAAGACCTATGGCTTCAAGATGCTGACCACGTTGCATATTCAGGCTGAAGGCATCAAGCAGTAATAGTGAGTACCCTGCGGCTTGCGTCACGCGCTCGCGGCAGGCACGCGGTTGCGGCAACAGGTGGAAAATCCACCACGTTGCCGTGACCCGCTGTCCGCCTCCAGGCGCCAAATCGCGCCTTCGCTGAGCCGCCCGCCAGCGAACGGATCATCCACGCTTTCCGTATAACGGCCCCGTCTATCCATTCGACGTCATTGTCACATTGCCGCGCGTGATGCCCTATCTCGGCATCGGTCCCATCCGCGAACTCGGCAAAAAAACCCTTATAAGAAGCGCATAAGCAATTCATCGTTCCATCGTGCTACCTTTACGATGCACAAGGAGTTGCCTCATGGATTGCACCCTGCAAATATTCCTGGTCGATCACGACGTCATCGAGTTCCTGACGCAATCCATTGATACACAGGTCCGACAACTGAAGGCCCTTCAACCGCCAGAGGCTCATCATGCCCCGTCGGAACCAACTGACCCGTGAAGAGCAGAACGCCCTTCGCCGCGCTTTCTATGAACCGATCGGCCGGGGCGACATGACCATTCCTGAAGCCATGAAGGCGATGCGCAAGATGACGGGCCTGACTCAGGCGGAATTCGCCGCGCATCGGGGCGTCAGCCGCCGGGTCATTCAGGACATCGAACGCGGCACCGGAAATCCGACCGTCGACTCGCTCAACAGCGTTGCGAAGCTCTTCGGCCTGCAGGTCGGATTCGTCCCAATGAGGCGGAACGGACCCGCTTCTCCGAGCTCAAGCTAACAGCTATCGGATGGTTTCCGATTCCCCAGCAACACGCCTTTAGCCCTCGGGTTAAAGGCTTTTTTCTATTGCAGATGCGAAGCAGACCGCGTGTCCGGGCTCAAACCAAGGCTCAATCAGACTCGCCGCACCGAGCACCTCTTGTTATAATTCTTTCATCAACTCGAACAAAACATAACGCTCCTCCACATTGCGCGACAGGACCTCCATGCTGAAACCCGACCGCCTCCGCGCCCTCGCCGATGCGCTGGCCAAGCAGAGCGTGATGCGCCTGCGCGACGCCGCCAGCCTGCTGGACGTATCGGAAATGACTGTCCGGCGCGATATCGCGGGCAGTCCTGAGCGATTCACATATCTCGGCGGCTACATCGTCAGCGCGACCGACGTACCGAACAGCGCCGGCTATTCACTCGAAGAAGAGAAGGATCATTTCGCGCAGGCCAAGGCGGAAGCCTCCGCGATCGCCGCGAAGCTTGTTATCGACCACGAAACGATCTTCATCGATTGTGGCACGACGCTCACCACCCTCGCGCGCCTGATCCCGCTCGAGCGTCACGTCACCGTGGTCTGCTATTCGCTGAACGTGGCGGAGATTCTGCGGCGCAAGCCAAATGTGCGAATGATTCTGCTAGGCGGCGTCTACGTACCCTCTTCAGATTCGTTCGCGGGCGAAGAAAGTCTGGAGATGCTGCGTCGCATGGGAATCAACAAGGCGTTCATTTCGGCGGGCGGCGTGGATAGCGCACGCGGGGTCACGTGCTGGAATTTTCACGAAGTCGCGCTCAAACAGGCGGCCATGGCAAGTGCCGTCGAGCGCCATCTGGTCGTGGATCAGAGCAAGTTCGGCGTCGTCAAGGCGGTACGCTTCTCGCAGGTCGACGACTTCGATTCCATCATCACCGAGAAAGGCCAGGAGCTTCGCAAGCGCAAATGAATGCGCTGGCCGAGCGGCCAGCGCAGCCGGAGTTCAGCGTTCAGCGTTCAGCTTTTGCGCTGCAACGCGAACAACGTCCCGGCGATCAGAATGAACGCGCCGATAATCACCTTCTGCCAGGTGCTCGGCACGCCCACCAGAATCAGCACGCTATTGATCAGCGTAACCAGCACCACGCCGAGCAACGTGCCGGCCACCGTACCCGTGCCACCCGTAATGCGCGCGCCGCCCAGGATCACCGCGGCGATCACGTCGAGTTCCGAGCCCACCAGATCGAACGGATTCGCGAGCCGGTTGTTCGATACATGCAGAATGCCCGCAATGCCGGCGAGCATGCCGGTGTAACCGAACACGAACAGATGAATCGCGCGCAGGTTATAGCCGAGCCGCTCGGCGATCGCGAGGCTGCCGCCCATCGCATAGACACCGCGCCCCATCATGGTCCGGTTCAACAGCCACCACGTGACAACGGCGGCCGCCACCAGCGCCAGCACCGAAATCGGCAGCACAGCACGCAGGCCTTCATTGGTGTGATAGAAAAACAGCGGAATCCGGCCGAAGTGATCCATGCTGTGCGGAATGTTCATAAAGAACGTCGTGCCGATAAACGTCAACAGCAAGCCGCGATACAGATACTGCGTGCCGATCGTGACGATCAGCGAAGGCGCTTTCAATCGGTGCACCAGCAGGCCGTTGACGATGCCGAGCAACACGCCTCCGAGTGCGCCGGTGATCAGAATCAGCGCGAACGGCGCGTCCGGCCACCAGGCAAACACCGCCTTTGTGATGCCGTACATCGTCAGCGCCGCGATCGCCGTGAACGAGACGTCGATGCCGCCGGACGCCAGCACAACTAGCGTACCCAGCGCGAAAAGCGACATCGTGGTGGCCGAATGCAGCAGATCGAAGAGCGTCGCAAGCTGGAAGAACCGTGGGTTGATCGCGCCGACAATCAGGCACGTCGCCGCGATCAACGCGACTGTGAACCATTCGGGATTGCGCGCGAGCCTGGCCCGCAAAGTGGGCGGCTTGACCTCGGGTGCGACTTCGACAACGGTCGGGGTGGTCATGGTCTGGTTCATGCGCGATTGGATCCGCGAGTTCATGGGTATCGACGTCCTTATGCGGCTTCCGAAAGCAACGCGTGATACAGATCGGCTTCGCTCAACGTGTCGGCCCGATATTCGTTGGCCACACGCCCCTTCTTCATCATCAGGATGCGATCGCAGTTCTGCAGCAGTTCAGGCAGGTCGTCGCTAATCAGAATGATGCCAATGCCGCGTTGCGACAGGCGCTGCATGATGCGGTAGATGATGTCCTTCGATCCGACGTCGACGCCGACCGTCGGTCCATGCAGAATCAGCACGCGCGGATCGATGGCGAGCCAGCGGCCGATCAGCACGCGCTGCTGGTTGCCGCCCGAAAGCGACTGCACGGGTTTGTCCACACTGGGCGTCGCGATCTGCAGTTCTTTCACCGTCTGTTCCGCAAGCGCCTGCGCGCGTGTGCGATCGATCTGGCCGAAGCGGTCCTTGAGGCTCGCGATCATCGCGGTAATCACGTTGTCGCGAATCGGCTTGTCGAGAAACAGCCCTTCGTTCAGGCGGTCTTCCGGCACGTAACCAATTCGATGCTGTTTCGCATACGAGGGCGTGCGCAATGAAATGGCCTTGCCGTCGAGCATCACCTGTCCCGCTTGCGCCGGTGCAACGCCCGCGAGGGCGCGTGCCAGTTCATTGCGCCCCGAGTCGAGCAGACCGGTAATGCCGAGAATTTCACCGCCATGCAGCGCGAAGGACACATCGCTGAACTGACCCGCGCGCGTGAAGCCGCGCACGTCGAGCACGACATCCTCGCCAACCGCGCCTTCACGATAGCGCTCGTTCGACAAATGACGTCCCGTCATCAGCTCGCTGATCTGCGCTTTGGTGAATTGCGCGATCGGTCCCTGCGCCATCTTCTGGCCGTCGCGCAGCACGATGACTTCGCCGCCGATCGCGTAGCACTCGTCGAGCTTGTGGCTCACGAACAGCACCGTCACGCCCTGCGCGCGCAGATTCGCGAGCACCGCAATCAGATTGTCGACTTCCTTTTGCGTGAGCGACGTGGTGGGTTCGTCCATGATGACGAACTTTGCCTCACTGGCAATCGCGCGAGCAATGGCGACGAGCTGACGCGTGGCGAGCGGCAAGTGCTCGATCAGGGTCGCCTGAAATTCGGCGTCGCCGGGCAGGCCGACCGATTCCAGCGCGCGCGCCGCCGTGCGCGCGAGCAAACGCCGGTCGAACGTGCGCGCAAGCCTGCCTGCGTGCGTGGCCAGCTCGGCGGTGAGCGCGACATTCTCCGCCACGTTCATGTTGGGCAGCAGCGAGAGATCCTGATAAACCGTTTCGATTCCCGCTGCCAACGATTCAAGCGCGGAAAGCCGCGCATGTCGAACGCCTTCGATCACGAGTTCGCCTTCGTCGGGCGGCTGCGCGCCGGAGATGATCTTGATGAGCGTGCTCTTGCCGCAACCGTTCTCGCCGAGCAGGTGATAGATCTGACCGCGCTCGAACGAGAGGCTCACCCCGCGCAAGGCATGCACGCCGGTGAAGCGCTTGTGCACGCCGACAACCTGCAAAAACGGTTGCGGCGTGCCGGATCGCGCTGGCAGCGGTGACTGCCGTGAAGCTGCGTCTTGATTCATGTCAGAACGGATACTGCTTGTAGTTCGATTTGTCGACGTTCACCCAGCCCTGGCCGCGCACGATGATCCCCTTGCCCGGCCCCTTCGCGACCGTGACTTTCGTATAGCCCGGAATGCCGAGATCGGCGCCGTTCTCGACCGTCTTGCCATCGATCAGCATCTGCGCAACCTTATTCATCGCGATGCCCGCAAGCTTCGGATCCCAGAACGCAATGCCGTTGATCGCACCGCTCTCGAGGAACTTGCCTGCTTCAGTCGGCAGGCCCGTGCCGTAGACGCAGATCTTGCCCTGCATGCCGGCTTCTTCCACCGCACGGCCGATGCCGATCACGTCGAGCGAGGACGAGCCCTGGAAGCCCTTCAGGTCCGGATGCTTGCGCAGCACTTCCTTCGCGACTTCATAGGCGCGCTCGCCGTCGTTGTTGGTTTCGAGTTTCGGTTCGACCAGGTCCATCTTCGGATATTTGGCCTTGGCGTTGCCGATCCCGCCGTCAGCCCATTGCACCTGCGAGCGGCTGCCGAGCGAACCGACCAGCGCCACCCACTTGCCGTCGTCGTGCATGCACGAAGCGAGGCGTTCGTTCAGGCCGGCGCCGTAGGCCGTGTTGTCGAATGCTTCGATGTCGACCATCGTGTTCTTCGCGTTGTCGGCTTCATGGGTCACCACCTTGATGCCGCGATCCATCGCTTTCTTCAGCGCCGGTTCGAGCGTCGGCGGATCGTAGGGCACCACGGCAATCGCCGTGACCTTCTTCGCGATCAGGTCTTCGATAATCTTCAGTTGCTGTGCCGCGTCCGCGCGGCCTGGACCGGTCTGATACGCGTTCACGCCGGGGTTGTCTTTCGCGAACTGCTTGACGCCGTCGTCCATCCGGTTGAACCAGTTGATACCGGTCACCTTGACGACCGTGACGATCGTCTCGTTGGTGGCCGCGTGCGCAGCGGCAATCACGCCCACCGTCAGCGCGCCTGCTGCGAGCGCGGTACCCAGTCTAGTCAATTTCATGCGATGTCTCCTTTATGGTTCGATGTCGCCCCACTTCACTGTCACGGACAGCCAGGGCTCGTTGTCCGTCGCGTACTGAAACCTTGCTTGCGCCTCGCAGGTGCACGGCGCACTAACTCTTCGGCGCCGTGCTGGAACTCGCCGCACTGCCGCCACCTCGGCCACCTGCGCCACCTGCGCCACCTGCGCCACCTGCGCCACCTGCGCCGCCTCCACCGCCGAATCCGAAGATCGCGCGCACCCGCTCGCCGCCCGCGAATGCGAGCGACAGCAGCAACAGAAATCCCCACGCGCAGTCGCCGAAAAACTGCGATACGCCCAGCAGGTTGAACAGACTCGAGAGAAACTGCAGCACGGTTGCGGCAAAAAACACGCAGATGATGCGGCCGTGACCGCCTGCAGGATTCACACCGCCCATCACCGCGATCAGAATGGCGATCAGCAGATAGGAGTTCCCGTAGTCCCATTTCGCGCTGGACGTATGCGTCGCGCTGATCAGACCGGCCAGCGACGCCAGCACGCCGCACATCGCGTAGGTGGTGATCAGCATCCGCGCGCGTGGAATGCCGGCATAGAACGCGGCTTTGGGATTGGTGCCCATCAGGTAGAGACGCAGACCGAACGGGCTGCGCTTAAGCAGCCATCCCAGCACGATCACCGCAGCGATAAAGATGCAGAACGCGATCGGCACCTGAAACACGGTACCGTTACCGATATCCGACAACGGGTCGACATAGTCGACATGCACCGAAGCGCCATTGCTGAGCACCACCGCACAACCCGTGAAGAGCAGTTGCGTACCCAGTGTGCAGAGGATCGGCGTGAGCCGCAGGCGCGCGATGACCACACCGTTCAGGAGCCCGCCGAGCAACCCCGTCACCACGACGATCACGCAAAAGAGCGACGTGTAGAGCGCCGGCGAGTCCTCGCCATTGACGAAGCGCGGCACGACCAGCGCGGCGACCATGCCGGACAGATTCGCGAGCCCGACGCCCGACAGGTCGATCCCGCCGTTGCCCGACACCATCGACAACATGATGCCGAGTGCGAGCAGGCCGAGTTCGGGCAACTGTCCGCCCATCGACTGCAGGTTGTCTATATCGACGAATTGCCCGTGCGAGAGCCACGTCGCGACCAGCACGACGAGCACGTTGACGATCAGCAGAAAATTCAGTTGCCGGTCGCCGAACATTTTTCCGGCGTTTCCAGCGGTAAGCGAGGACTTCATGGTGAGCACGATCTCCTTAAGTCTTCGCGATGGTCAGGACAGCGGCGAGGATGCTGGGGACAGCTCGGTCGGCTGGCTCAACACGCGGTTCACTTCGTCGAGCGTCGGCATGGAAGGCGCCGTGCCCGGCCGCGTGACGGAAATGCCCGCGAGCGCGCAGCCGAAACGCAGTGCCGAGATGGCGTCGTCGCCGCGTGCGAGCGCTGCCGCGAAGCCGCCCGTGAAGCCGTCGCCCGCACCGGCGGTCTCCACCACGCGGCCGCAGCGATAAGCCGGCACCAGCACCGATTGGGTGGCCGAGTGCAGCAACGCGCCACCTTCTCCCAGCGTGACGATGACCGTGCCGACACCTTTGGCGAGCAGCACCTCGGCGGCTCGGCGCGCGTCGTCGGCATTCGCGATCGGCACGCCGGTGAGTGTGCTGGCTTCGGTTTCGTTGGGAGTGATGAAGTCGCACAACGGGAAGATAGCGTCGTCGAGCGGCATGGCGGGCGCCGGATTGAACACGGTGATGACGCCATGCCGACGCGCCACCTCCAGCCCGCGGCGCGCCGCCGCGAGCGGCTGTTCGAGTTGCGTGACGAACACGCGCGCGGCGGCGATGTCGGCTTCGATCGCGTCGACGTCGGCGGCATTCATCGTGCCGGCCGCGCCTGAAGCGACGATGATCGCGTTCATGCCGGTGTTGTCGTCGACGAAGATATGCGCGGCCCCCGTGGACACGCCCTCGATCACCGAGGCGCGCGCCGTGATGCCTTCAGCGGCCCACGTTGCGTGCGCAATCTCGCCGAACGCGTCGTTGCCGATGCGGGTGCAGAACACCACTTCGGCGCCGGCGCGCGCCGCGGCCACCGCCTGATTCGAACCCTTGCCTCCCGGCCCCATCGCGAACGCCGTGCCGGCGATCGTCTCGCCGATCTGCGGCATACGCCCGGCGCGAAACGTCAGGTCCGTGACGTAGATGCCGAGAATGACGACACGCCCGTTTCGTTGCGAGGACGTGTTCATTCGCGTTCTCCCTGAGACGCGTTCGTCAGGAAGCCTTCACGCGGGGCATGCGCTACGCGCAGCACCGTGGCATTCGATAGCAGAAATCGCAAACCCAGATTCTTCAGCACGTTGTCTCCTCCATTTTCTGGTTGGCGTGCATGTCGTTCCGACACCCGATCGGTCTGTCGGTCCGTCGGTCAGTCTCCGTAAGGTATCCAGATGTTCTTCACCTGCACGGCCTGACGCAGAAACGGCCGGCCTTCGCTCGCACGGTCGAACCAGTCGAACTGGCGGCCGTGATCGACAAAGGTGCGTTTCAGATTGCCGATCGACTCGCGCTCGACCAGCGTCGAATCCGCTGCATGGCCAAAACACCAGACGGCGTCGACATCGTCGTGTTTGGCAAGCGCCGGCAGCAGCGCGCCACGCTCCCCTGTGACGATGTTCAGCACGCCGCCCGGCACATCCGACGTCTCGGCCACCTGGTAAAAGTCAGTCACCGTGAGCGGACACGCGGCGCTCGGCAACACCACCACGCGATTGCCCATTGCCAGCGCGGGCGCCGCCAACGAGACGAAGCCGAGCAACGGCGCTTCGTCCGGACAGGCAATGCCGATCACGCCGAGCGGCTCGTGCATCGCGAGGGCGACGCCGCGCAGCGGCGGCGTATGCACCGCGCCGTCGAACTTGTCGGCCCACGCCGCGTAAGTGAACAGCCGCGCT
It encodes:
- a CDS encoding DeoR/GlpR family DNA-binding transcription regulator gives rise to the protein MLKPDRLRALADALAKQSVMRLRDAASLLDVSEMTVRRDIAGSPERFTYLGGYIVSATDVPNSAGYSLEEEKDHFAQAKAEASAIAAKLVIDHETIFIDCGTTLTTLARLIPLERHVTVVCYSLNVAEILRRKPNVRMILLGGVYVPSSDSFAGEESLEMLRRMGINKAFISAGGVDSARGVTCWNFHEVALKQAAMASAVERHLVVDQSKFGVVKAVRFSQVDDFDSIITEKGQELRKRK
- a CDS encoding YceI family protein, whose translation is MKSNFYHATLAGIAALSFFGAGLAHADFDTSKSSVVATTKQMNVPVDGKFKKFSAQLNFDPAKPTAGSANVSIDTGSYDLGADDYNKQAQGKEWFDSATYPAATFVSSAIAPAGGNQYKITGKLTIKGKSQTVVVPVTIASQGSTQTFDGTLPIKRSQFDVGTGEWKDTSVVADEVVIKFHIVASKK
- a CDS encoding arsenic transporter — its product is MLRSTTALAHNQNLGPTSCIPFFLSWGIAIAATAGVITRPFKWPEAVWAVAGALLLVSLDLLPVDLAIEAAGKGMDVYLFLFGMMLLSEVGRREGLFDWVAVFAVNHAKGSPRRLFLLVYLVGVVITAFLSNDATAVVLTPAVFAAAKKAKTHPLPFLFVCAFIANAASFVLPISNPANIVLYGNHTPALGAWLMRFTLPSLLSIVATYVLLRWTQREALAGTCEANLEPLELSSSGRVALVGIAVTAAVLLTVSAFDVPLGLPTAILGALTAVVVLIQERKSPLPMIQEISWSVLPLVAALFVLVEMLDHTGVIGTFVKLRQDATQHSELATAGWAGSAIAIGSNLMNNLPAGLIASSTVTQAHSPERVIDAFLIGVDLGPNLSITGSLATILWLNAIRREGEDVSFMTFLKVGVVVMLPALALALAARILTS
- a CDS encoding ABC transporter permease, which produces MNSRIQSRMNQTMTTPTVVEVAPEVKPPTLRARLARNPEWFTVALIAATCLIVGAINPRFFQLATLFDLLHSATTMSLFALGTLVVLASGGIDVSFTAIAALTMYGITKAVFAWWPDAPFALILITGALGGVLLGIVNGLLVHRLKAPSLIVTIGTQYLYRGLLLTFIGTTFFMNIPHSMDHFGRIPLFFYHTNEGLRAVLPISVLALVAAAVVTWWLLNRTMMGRGVYAMGGSLAIAERLGYNLRAIHLFVFGYTGMLAGIAGILHVSNNRLANPFDLVGSELDVIAAVILGGARITGGTGTVAGTLLGVVLVTLINSVLILVGVPSTWQKVIIGAFILIAGTLFALQRKS
- a CDS encoding helix-turn-helix domain-containing protein encodes the protein MPRRNQLTREEQNALRRAFYEPIGRGDMTIPEAMKAMRKMTGLTQAEFAAHRGVSRRVIQDIERGTGNPTVDSLNSVAKLFGLQVGFVPMRRNGPASPSSS
- a CDS encoding autoinducer 2 ABC transporter substrate-binding protein — translated: MKLTRLGTALAAGALTVGVIAAAHAATNETIVTVVKVTGINWFNRMDDGVKQFAKDNPGVNAYQTGPGRADAAQQLKIIEDLIAKKVTAIAVVPYDPPTLEPALKKAMDRGIKVVTHEADNAKNTMVDIEAFDNTAYGAGLNERLASCMHDDGKWVALVGSLGSRSQVQWADGGIGNAKAKYPKMDLVEPKLETNNDGERAYEVAKEVLRKHPDLKGFQGSSSLDVIGIGRAVEEAGMQGKICVYGTGLPTEAGKFLESGAINGIAFWDPKLAGIAMNKVAQMLIDGKTVENGADLGIPGYTKVTVAKGPGKGIIVRGQGWVNVDKSNYKQYPF
- a CDS encoding sugar ABC transporter ATP-binding protein, producing the protein MNQDAASRQSPLPARSGTPQPFLQVVGVHKRFTGVHALRGVSLSFERGQIYHLLGENGCGKSTLIKIISGAQPPDEGELVIEGVRHARLSALESLAAGIETVYQDLSLLPNMNVAENVALTAELATHAGRLARTFDRRLLARTAARALESVGLPGDAEFQATLIEHLPLATRQLVAIARAIASEAKFVIMDEPTTSLTQKEVDNLIAVLANLRAQGVTVLFVSHKLDECYAIGGEVIVLRDGQKMAQGPIAQFTKAQISELMTGRHLSNERYREGAVGEDVVLDVRGFTRAGQFSDVSFALHGGEILGITGLLDSGRNELARALAGVAPAQAGQVMLDGKAISLRTPSYAKQHRIGYVPEDRLNEGLFLDKPIRDNVITAMIASLKDRFGQIDRTRAQALAEQTVKELQIATPSVDKPVQSLSGGNQQRVLIGRWLAIDPRVLILHGPTVGVDVGSKDIIYRIMQRLSQRGIGIILISDDLPELLQNCDRILMMKKGRVANEYRADTLSEADLYHALLSEAA
- a CDS encoding YceI family protein yields the protein MKKQLLLAAGALTAAMSFNAMAAVTYQLDPMHTYPSFETDHFGGLSTWRGKFTKSSGTVVLDRAAKTGTVDVTIDMSSVDIGNNKLDAELVTDKFFDATKYPSATYKGTQIRFDGDKPVEVIGTLTLHGVTKPVNLKIESFNCVMNPMIKREVCGTESTATFNRDDFGVDFGKTYGFKMLTTLHIQAEGIKQ
- a CDS encoding ABC transporter permease; its protein translation is MKSSLTAGNAGKMFGDRQLNFLLIVNVLVVLVATWLSHGQFVDIDNLQSMGGQLPELGLLALGIMLSMVSGNGGIDLSGVGLANLSGMVAALVVPRFVNGEDSPALYTSLFCVIVVVTGLLGGLLNGVVIARLRLTPILCTLGTQLLFTGCAVVLSNGASVHVDYVDPLSDIGNGTVFQVPIAFCIFIAAVIVLGWLLKRSPFGLRLYLMGTNPKAAFYAGIPRARMLITTYAMCGVLASLAGLISATHTSSAKWDYGNSYLLIAILIAVMGGVNPAGGHGRIICVFFAATVLQFLSSLFNLLGVSQFFGDCAWGFLLLLSLAFAGGERVRAIFGFGGGGGAGGAGGAGGAGGAGGRGGGSAASSSTAPKS
- a CDS encoding cytochrome b, with product MKPRPTDVEHYSGPAVALHWLIALLIICGFYIGWIMTDIPGFTPTKLKYFSWHKWIGVTVFMLAVARVLWRATHRAPALDSATPTWQKAAAHLVHGVLYLLMLAIPLSGYFYSSAAGIQVVYLGIVPLPTFIGPDQALKASLRTVHILLNYTLLVLVAMHVLAALKHQFVDRDGLLARMIPFLR
- the rbsK gene encoding ribokinase → MNTSSQRNGRVVILGIYVTDLTFRAGRMPQIGETIAGTAFAMGPGGKGSNQAVAAARAGAEVVFCTRIGNDAFGEIAHATWAAEGITARASVIEGVSTGAAHIFVDDNTGMNAIIVASGAAGTMNAADVDAIEADIAAARVFVTQLEQPLAAARRGLEVARRHGVITVFNPAPAMPLDDAIFPLCDFITPNETEASTLTGVPIANADDARRAAEVLLAKGVGTVIVTLGEGGALLHSATQSVLVPAYRCGRVVETAGAGDGFTGGFAAALARGDDAISALRFGCALAGISVTRPGTAPSMPTLDEVNRVLSQPTELSPASSPLS